One stretch of Deltaproteobacteria bacterium DNA includes these proteins:
- a CDS encoding VOC family protein, with translation MLKLSSILLGSEDPKRLSEFYGEVLGKGPDMEEGGYYGFMAGGCFLGVGPHDKVKGRNPGPERILLNLETPDVKGDFERIKGLGTRVVAEPYRMGEGDMWIATFADPDGNYFQLMSPWEP, from the coding sequence ATGCTGAAGTTGAGCTCGATCCTGCTCGGTTCGGAAGACCCGAAAAGGCTATCGGAATTCTACGGTGAAGTTCTCGGGAAGGGGCCCGACATGGAGGAGGGCGGCTATTATGGATTCATGGCCGGCGGCTGCTTCCTGGGCGTCGGGCCGCACGACAAGGTGAAGGGGAGGAACCCGGGTCCGGAACGGATCTTGTTGAATCTCGAGACGCCGGACGTGAAGGGGGATTTCGAGCGGATCAAGGGACTCGGCACCCGCGTCGTGGCGGAACCGTACCGGATGGGCGAAGGCGACATGTGGATCGCCACGTTCGCGGATCCGGACGGCAACTATTTTCAGCTGATGTCCCCCTGGGAGCCGTAA
- a CDS encoding stage II sporulation protein M, whose amino-acid sequence MNFAGIFDRTIRPYMVILSLAFAASFLGGTVAPLSVRRQMIEIFQVVVGNYGGLAGGVLYFNILVQNVMATIFLVASGVLAGIVPIFAVSSNGFGLGVLYRQEVEGAGYAKAALKLLPYGVFEIPPILIAASYGLWLGATVVRRMRGRETEPLRANLEHSFRRYFAVVFPMLIVAAAIETALILAR is encoded by the coding sequence ATGAATTTCGCGGGGATATTCGACCGGACGATCAGGCCGTACATGGTGATCCTTTCCCTCGCCTTCGCCGCCTCCTTTCTCGGGGGGACCGTCGCGCCCCTGTCCGTCCGGCGGCAGATGATCGAGATCTTCCAGGTCGTCGTGGGCAACTACGGGGGGCTTGCCGGGGGCGTGCTCTACTTCAACATCCTCGTCCAGAACGTGATGGCGACGATCTTCCTGGTCGCTTCCGGCGTGCTCGCCGGAATCGTCCCGATTTTCGCCGTCAGCTCGAACGGGTTCGGCCTGGGCGTGCTGTACCGCCAGGAGGTCGAGGGGGCCGGCTACGCGAAGGCGGCGCTCAAGCTGCTGCCGTACGGAGTGTTCGAGATACCGCCGATCCTCATCGCGGCCTCCTACGGCCTGTGGCTCGGCGCGACGGTCGTGCGGAGGATGCGGGGGAGGGAAACCGAACCGCTCCGGGCGAACCTGGAGCATTCCTTCCGGCGGTACTTCGCGGTCGTGTTCCCCATGCTCATCGTCGCGGCGGCGATCGAGACGGCCCTCATCCTAGCGCGATAG
- a CDS encoding DinB family protein, with protein sequence MGKRAADLAERFNAFNDEVIRFVEKCPEDDWGKICPGERWPVGVVVRHLAASHYGALGLAKLMVAGEKLPDLTHDVIDQMNAKHAEKHRNCTRNDVLRILRENGRAVADFVGALSEADLDRAGHIAAVGGDVTVEQVVTVIILGNGGEHFTDVKVVAGA encoded by the coding sequence ATGGGCAAACGGGCCGCCGACCTGGCCGAACGCTTCAACGCCTTCAACGACGAGGTGATCCGTTTCGTCGAGAAATGCCCCGAGGATGATTGGGGGAAGATCTGTCCGGGAGAACGGTGGCCGGTGGGCGTGGTCGTCCGTCATCTCGCCGCAAGCCATTACGGCGCACTGGGCCTGGCGAAGTTGATGGTCGCGGGGGAGAAATTACCGGATCTCACCCACGACGTGATCGACCAGATGAACGCCAAACATGCCGAAAAGCATCGAAACTGCACCCGGAACGACGTGCTTCGGATCCTGCGGGAGAACGGAAGAGCCGTGGCCGATTTCGTGGGGGCCTTAAGCGAAGCCGACCTGGATCGCGCCGGACACATAGCCGCCGTCGGAGGCGACGTGACGGTCGAACAGGTCGTCACCGTCATCATCCTTGGAAACGGGGGAGAACATTTCACCGACGTGAAAGTCGTCGCCGGGGCGTAG
- a CDS encoding lyase, which translates to MKRGRSSVALVVLALSAAAAPAFAAGLSIREYPVPPGSHPHDVAPAPDGSVWYTAQHAGALGRLDPATGETRHFPLGPGSSPHGVIVGPDGAPWITDSGRNAIIRVDPKTERIRVFPLPKDRGDANLNTAAFDRRGILWFTGQNGIYGRLDPRTGRIRVFDAPGGRGPYGMAAAPDGSVYYASLAGNHVARIDTATGAATVIAPPTARQGARRVWADSTGRIWVSEWNSGKVGAFDPRTRTWSEWRLPGESPQVYAVYVDEKDRVWVSDFRANALVRFDPDTENFLTFPLPSGSARVRQILGRKGEVWGAESGADKLVVIRFP; encoded by the coding sequence ATGAAACGCGGACGGTCGTCGGTCGCCCTCGTCGTCCTGGCCCTGTCGGCCGCGGCGGCACCGGCCTTCGCCGCCGGACTCTCGATACGGGAGTACCCCGTCCCGCCGGGTTCCCACCCGCACGACGTGGCGCCGGCGCCGGACGGGAGCGTCTGGTACACGGCCCAGCACGCCGGAGCGCTGGGACGGCTCGATCCCGCCACCGGGGAGACGCGCCACTTCCCGCTGGGGCCGGGGTCGAGCCCGCACGGCGTGATCGTCGGACCGGACGGAGCTCCCTGGATCACGGACAGCGGACGGAACGCGATCATCCGCGTGGATCCGAAAACGGAGAGGATCCGGGTCTTCCCGCTCCCGAAGGATCGCGGCGACGCCAACCTCAACACGGCCGCCTTCGACCGCCGAGGGATCCTCTGGTTCACCGGCCAGAACGGCATCTACGGGCGTCTCGATCCGCGCACCGGTCGGATCCGGGTCTTCGACGCTCCCGGGGGCCGCGGTCCCTACGGAATGGCGGCCGCCCCCGACGGGAGCGTCTACTACGCCTCCCTCGCGGGGAACCACGTGGCGCGGATCGACACGGCGACGGGGGCCGCCACGGTGATCGCCCCTCCCACCGCGCGGCAGGGAGCCCGCCGGGTCTGGGCGGATTCGACGGGGCGGATCTGGGTGAGCGAGTGGAACTCGGGGAAGGTCGGGGCGTTCGACCCCCGGACCAGGACGTGGAGCGAGTGGCGTCTCCCGGGGGAATCCCCCCAGGTCTACGCCGTCTACGTCGACGAGAAGGACCGGGTCTGGGTGAGCGACTTCCGGGCGAACGCCCTCGTCCGGTTCGACCCGGATACGGAGAACTTCCTGACGTTTCCGCTCCCGTCCGGGAGCGCGCGCGTCCGCCAGATCCTCGGCCGGAAGGGGGAGGTCTGGGGCGCCGAATCCGGAGCGGACAAGCTCGTGGTGATCCGCTTCCCGTGA
- a CDS encoding ABC transporter permease has protein sequence MRVRRVAALVLRQYYLARGSPVRVLPIFAWVAIDIVLWGFITRYLNTVASPGVDFVPVLLGAVLLWDFFTRVMHGVAIAFLEDVWSHNFLNLFASPLSIREYVSGLVLASIATSALGLLTMVVLAAAAFGLSFSVYGVLIAPFLLALFLFGIALGIFASALVLRFGPASEWIVWPVPAFLTPFAAVFYPVSTLPEWMRTVAYLLPPSYVFEGMRAVVSGGEFRGAALLSSVFLAALYILLASRFFTRVHRHAVRTGLLARYSAESVN, from the coding sequence ATGCGCGTCCGGCGCGTCGCGGCGCTCGTCCTTCGGCAATATTACCTCGCCCGGGGGAGCCCGGTGCGCGTGCTGCCGATCTTCGCGTGGGTCGCCATCGACATCGTGCTGTGGGGATTCATCACCCGGTATCTCAACACGGTCGCCTCGCCCGGGGTCGATTTCGTCCCGGTGCTCCTGGGCGCCGTCCTCCTCTGGGATTTCTTCACCCGCGTGATGCACGGCGTCGCCATCGCGTTCCTCGAGGATGTCTGGTCGCACAACTTCCTGAACCTCTTCGCGTCGCCGCTCTCGATCCGGGAATACGTCTCCGGGCTCGTGCTGGCCAGCATCGCCACGAGCGCCCTGGGGCTTCTCACGATGGTCGTTCTGGCGGCCGCGGCCTTCGGGCTCTCCTTCTCCGTCTACGGCGTCCTGATCGCGCCGTTCCTCCTTGCGCTCTTCCTGTTCGGGATCGCGCTCGGGATATTCGCCAGCGCCCTGGTGCTCCGGTTCGGGCCCGCCTCCGAGTGGATCGTCTGGCCCGTGCCCGCGTTCCTCACCCCCTTCGCCGCGGTCTTCTATCCCGTTTCCACGCTCCCGGAATGGATGCGGACGGTCGCGTACCTGCTGCCGCCGTCGTACGTGTTCGAGGGGATGCGCGCGGTCGTTTCGGGCGGCGAATTCCGGGGGGCCGCCCTGCTCTCCAGCGTATTCCTCGCCGCGCTGTACATACTGCTGGCGTCCCGGTTTTTCACCCGCGTCCACCGGCATGCGGTCCGCACCGGGCTGCTGGCGCGCTACAGCGCGGAAAGCGTGAACTAG
- a CDS encoding ABC transporter ATP-binding protein, whose translation MSRVLSVTGLRRLYGDTVAVADVSFSVGQGEIVGLLGPNGAGKTTIINMILGVLEPTSGTIRIEGADISTHRSRAVEHANFAAVYAPLPGNLTVTQNLRVFGMVYGVRELPDRIEALIDQFDLRRLRNTKCGVLSSGEQTRVSLAKAMLNRPRLLLLDEPTASLDPAVARDIRSQVLDFVSRDRVAVLWTTHNMSEVADVCDRVLFLSRGRILLEGPPATLPGEHGKESLEELFIAVAREPLALRRS comes from the coding sequence ATGTCCCGTGTGCTCTCCGTCACCGGTCTGCGGAGGCTCTACGGCGATACGGTCGCGGTGGCCGACGTCTCGTTCTCGGTGGGACAGGGCGAGATCGTCGGCCTCCTCGGGCCGAACGGGGCCGGCAAGACGACCATCATCAACATGATCCTGGGCGTCCTCGAGCCGACCTCGGGGACGATCCGCATCGAAGGCGCGGACATCTCGACCCACCGCTCCCGGGCGGTGGAACACGCCAACTTCGCGGCGGTCTACGCCCCGCTCCCCGGCAACCTGACCGTGACCCAGAACCTGCGCGTCTTCGGGATGGTGTACGGGGTGCGGGAGCTCCCGGATCGCATCGAAGCGCTGATCGACCAGTTCGACCTCCGGCGGCTGCGGAACACCAAGTGCGGCGTGCTGTCGTCGGGGGAGCAGACCCGCGTGAGCCTCGCCAAGGCGATGCTCAACCGCCCGCGCCTGCTGCTTCTCGACGAACCGACCGCCTCGCTCGATCCCGCGGTGGCGCGCGACATCCGGTCGCAGGTCCTCGATTTCGTCTCGCGGGACCGGGTGGCCGTGCTCTGGACCACCCACAACATGAGCGAAGTCGCGGACGTCTGCGACCGGGTGCTCTTCCTGTCGCGCGGGAGGATCCTTCTCGAGGGGCCCCCGGCGACCTTGCCCGGGGAACACGGCAAGGAGTCGCTCGAGGAGCTGTTCATCGCGGTGGCGCGCGAGCCGCTCGCGCTCCGGCGGAGCTGA
- a CDS encoding enoyl-ACP reductase, whose amino-acid sequence MGILQGKRGLILGVANEKSIAWGVARACHREGAELGFNYLGDALKKRVLPLAESIRASFVEPLDVGDDAQIDDFFAKATDRWGRIDFLVHSIAFANRESLSGHFRDTSRADFHLALDISAYSFIACARRAARLMGPGGAMVTMSYLGAMRAVPNYNVMGVAKAALEASTRYLALDLGPEGIRVNAVSAGPIRTLAASGVGDFRKLMEKNARGAMLRRNVTQDEVGNATAYLLSDWASGVTGEVHYVDAGFNIGGGDPGIEPAASGNPTSTP is encoded by the coding sequence GTGGGCATTCTGCAAGGAAAGAGGGGGTTGATCCTGGGCGTCGCGAACGAGAAATCGATCGCGTGGGGAGTGGCCCGGGCCTGTCACCGGGAGGGGGCCGAGCTGGGTTTCAACTATCTCGGCGATGCGCTGAAGAAACGGGTGCTCCCCCTGGCGGAATCGATCCGGGCGAGCTTCGTCGAACCGCTCGACGTCGGCGACGACGCGCAGATCGACGATTTCTTCGCCAAGGCGACGGATCGGTGGGGGCGGATCGACTTCCTCGTGCACTCCATCGCCTTCGCCAACCGGGAATCGCTGAGCGGCCATTTCAGGGACACCTCGCGCGCCGACTTCCATCTGGCGCTGGATATATCCGCCTACTCCTTCATCGCCTGCGCCCGGCGGGCGGCCCGGTTGATGGGGCCGGGGGGGGCCATGGTGACGATGAGTTACCTCGGTGCGATGCGCGCCGTGCCGAACTACAACGTGATGGGTGTGGCGAAGGCGGCCCTCGAAGCGTCGACCCGTTACCTCGCCCTCGACCTCGGGCCGGAAGGGATCCGCGTCAACGCCGTCTCGGCGGGACCGATCCGAACGCTGGCCGCCTCCGGCGTCGGAGATTTCCGCAAGCTGATGGAGAAGAACGCCCGCGGGGCGATGCTCCGGCGGAACGTGACGCAGGACGAGGTGGGGAACGCCACCGCTTACCTTCTCTCGGACTGGGCATCCGGCGTGACCGGCGAAGTGCACTACGTCGACGCGGGGTTCAACATCGGCGGCGGCGACCCGGGCATCGAGCCGGCCGCTTCGGGAAACCCGACCTCCACGCCCTGA
- a CDS encoding NmrA/HSCARG family protein, protein MEKKIIAVVGATGAQGGGLCRAILRDKGGEYRVRALTRDPESAKAKELGKLGAEVVRADVDDRDSLRKAFQGAHGAFCVTFFWDHFSPEKEVAEAGNMAFAAKQCGLKHVIWSTLEDTRKWIPLADPRMPTLQGKYKVPHFDGKGEADRAFTEQGVPTTFLLTSFYWENLIHFGMGPKPGADGILYITMPMGDRKLPGIASEDIGKCAYSLFRKGNEFVGRTVGIAGDHLTGKQMAAALTKALGREVRYNEVSPDAYRKLGFPGADDLGNMFQFKRDFERDFCGARSLDFSRSIHPSIHTFESWLEANRGRIPLEEDARKASGE, encoded by the coding sequence GTGGAGAAGAAGATCATAGCCGTGGTGGGCGCCACCGGCGCGCAGGGAGGCGGGCTGTGCCGCGCCATCCTGAGGGACAAGGGCGGCGAATACCGGGTCCGCGCGTTGACGAGAGACCCGGAATCCGCAAAGGCGAAGGAGCTCGGGAAGCTCGGCGCGGAGGTCGTCCGGGCGGATGTCGACGACCGGGATAGCCTGCGGAAGGCGTTCCAGGGAGCGCACGGGGCGTTCTGCGTCACGTTCTTCTGGGACCATTTCTCGCCCGAAAAGGAGGTCGCCGAGGCGGGGAACATGGCATTCGCCGCGAAACAGTGCGGTTTGAAGCACGTCATCTGGTCCACCCTGGAAGACACGCGGAAATGGATTCCGCTCGCCGATCCCCGCATGCCCACCCTTCAGGGGAAATACAAGGTGCCGCACTTCGACGGAAAGGGCGAGGCCGACCGGGCGTTCACGGAGCAAGGCGTCCCGACGACCTTCCTGCTGACTTCCTTTTACTGGGAGAACCTGATCCACTTCGGGATGGGGCCCAAGCCGGGCGCGGACGGGATCCTGTACATCACGATGCCCATGGGGGACAGGAAGCTGCCCGGGATCGCCTCCGAGGACATCGGGAAGTGCGCCTATTCCCTGTTCCGGAAGGGAAACGAGTTCGTCGGCAGGACCGTCGGGATCGCGGGCGACCATCTGACCGGAAAGCAGATGGCGGCCGCGCTCACGAAGGCGCTGGGGCGGGAGGTACGGTACAACGAGGTGTCCCCCGACGCGTACCGCAAGCTCGGATTCCCGGGCGCGGACGACCTCGGGAACATGTTCCAGTTCAAGCGCGATTTCGAGCGCGACTTCTGCGGGGCCCGGAGCCTGGATTTCTCGAGGAGCATCCACCCGTCGATCCACACGTTCGAGAGCTGGCTCGAAGCGAACCGGGGCCGGATCCCGCTCGAGGAGGATGCCCGCAAGGCTTCCGGGGAATAG